The Helianthus annuus cultivar XRQ/B chromosome 16, HanXRQr2.0-SUNRISE, whole genome shotgun sequence genome includes a window with the following:
- the LOC110915709 gene encoding probable CDP-diacylglycerol--inositol 3-phosphatidyltransferase 2: MASKSRPRTISVYLYIPNIIGYIRVLLNCYAFAICFTNKELFSILYFISFVCDALDGWFARKFNQVSTFGAVLDMVTDRISTACLLVILSQVYRPSFVFLSLLALDIGSHWFQMYSTFLVGKSNHKDVKDSTSWLFRLYYGNRMFMGYCCVACEVLYIMLFLLAKESEKMTDVLFGAAKQSIIYSALLAVLLFGWATKQLVNIIQMKTAADLCVLYDINKKHNA; the protein is encoded by the exons ATGGCATCTAAATCAAGACCTAGAACAATAAGCGTGTATCTTTACATTCCCAACATCATTG GGTACATAAGAGTTCTGCTGAACTGCTACGCCTTCGCGATATGCTTTACCAATAAAGAGCTTTTTTCCATCCTCTATTTCATCAG CTTTGTTTGTGATGCTTTGGATGGTTGGTTTGCTCGCAAGTTTAATCAAG TTTCAACCTTTGGGGCTGTTCTGGACATGGTCACAGATAG GATAAGCACTGCATGTCTTCTGGTCATTCTCTCTCAAGTCTAcag GCCCAGCTTTGTTTTCCTGTCGTTGCTTGCTTTGGATATTGGAAGCCATTGGTTTCAAATGTACAG TACTTTCTTGGTCGGCAAATCTAATCATAAAGACGTGAAAGACAGCACCAGTTGGTTGTTTAGGTTATATTATGGAAACAGGATGTTTATGGGATACTGTTGCGTAGCTTGTGAG GTTCTTTACATAATGTTGTTTCTTCTAGCAAAGGAGTCGGAAAAGATGACTGAT GTTTTGTTTGGCGCTGCAAAACAAAGTATAATATATTCTGCTTTGCTCGCTGTGCTTCTCTTTGGATGGGCAACCAAACAACTAGTCAATATTATACAG ATGAAGACAGCAGCAGATTTATGTGTGCTATACGACATCAACAAGAAGCACAATGCCTAG
- the LOC110915507 gene encoding metacaspase-3, which produces METQRCKGCKNYLTVPPGQPCSFCYKVNKPKKKGSRLLQQIDGFANRLANNNHYAAPYGQPAAYAAGYYAPQGYGPGYYSAPPPPPPAAYGYDYYNQQVHEPKRAVLCGVTYKGHPKTLPASITNVRSMHELLLKLRFPNASIRILTEEESDPTRTPTRHNILMALEWLTKGSRSGDSLVFYYAGHGAHVTDVNGDEKDGLDEAICPVDYSGSGKILDDELHAILVAPLPHGVTLHSIMDTCFSGTLLDLPFLCRINLEGFYKWEDQHSSHVSPHGGKAICISACDDHQYSADTSAFTGNAIGALTYSFTNAVKSARNLTYGDLLDNMRKIVRRAQQEQGIDAPFGSKSSQEPQLSCSTKFEIYSQPFIL; this is translated from the exons ATGGAAACCCAACGTTGTAAAGGGTGCAAGAACTACCTAACAGTGCCACCTGGGCAACCTTGTTCATTCTGTTACAAGGTTAACAAGCCCAAGAAAAAGGGTAGCCGTCTACTCCAGCAAATCGACGGTTTTGCTAACAGACTAGCAAACAATAACCACTATGCTGCCCCTTATGGACAGCCAGCAGCATATGCTGCAGGTTATTATGCTCCACAAGGGTATGGTCCTGGCTATTATagcgcaccaccaccaccgccgcctgCAGCGTATGGTTATGACTATTATAACCAACAGGTGCATGAGCCGAAGCGGGCAGTGCTATGTGGTGTGACCTACAAAGGCCACCCAAAGACACTGCCTGCTAGTATAACAAATGTTAGGAGCATGCACGAGTTATTGCTCAAACTCCGGTTCCCAAATGCTTCCATTCGCATACTTACAG AAGAGGAATCAGACCCCACCAGGACCCCAACAAGACATAACATACTAATGGCACTGGAGTGGCTTACCAAAGGTAGCCGATCCGGCGATTCGTTGGTGTTCTACTACGCAGGACATGGGGCCCACGTGACGGATGTCAACGGAGATGAAAAAGACGGTCTTGATGAAGCAATATGTCCTGTTGATTATAGTGGATCTGGAAAGATACTAGATGATGAACTCCATGCCATCCTTGTAGCACCACTACCTCATGGAGTAACACTTCATAGTATTATGGACACTTGCTTTAGTGGAACTCTTCTTGACCTACCTTTTCTTTGCAGGATTAATTT GGAAGGATTCTATAAGTGGGAAGATCAACATTCTTCACACGTCTCACCACATGGTGGAAAAGCAATATGTATTAGTGCTTGTGATGACCATCAATATTCAGCAGATACATCG GCTTTCACAGGCAACGCGATTGGTGCATTGACGTATAGCTTCACTAACGCTGTCAAAAGTGCACGTAATCTGACATATGGAGATTTACTTGACAACATGCGCAAAATAGTTCGTAGAGCTCAACAAGAACAAGGAATAGATGCTCCGTTTGGATCGAAGTCATCACAG GAGCCTCAACTATCTTGTTCAACAAAGTTCGAGATTTACTCCCAGCCTTTTATCTTGTAG